The Mauremys mutica isolate MM-2020 ecotype Southern chromosome 1, ASM2049712v1, whole genome shotgun sequence genome has a segment encoding these proteins:
- the LOC123377114 gene encoding olfactory receptor 52K2-like: protein MSDSNRTDFSNPSAFILLGIPGLEAAHIWISIPFCAMYAIAILGNFTILFIVKMEQSLHEPMFYFLCMLAVTDLVISISTVPKMLSIFWFNSREIGFSACLTQMYFLHSSSGMESGILVAMAFDRYVAICDPLRHSTTLTNSLVAKIGLAVVLRSGILALPYPFLVRQWPYCRTNIIPHFYCQHIAVVKLACTDIRISSYYGLFDLLFVIGMDGFFIAVSYIQILQAIFCLPTKDARLKTFGTCISHLCAISALYVPNVFSSLMFRFGHNVPLHFLVLISGVYHMVPPVLHPIIYGVRTKQIRGRLLQLFAHKET from the coding sequence ATGTCAGATTCTAACAGAACCGACTTCAGCAACCCCTCTGCTTTCATCCTActtggcattcctggcctggaggcagcccataTCTGGATCTCTATCCCCTTCTGTGCTATGTatgccatagccatcttggggaacttcaccatcctgttcatcgtgaagaTGGAGCAGAGCCTCCATGAACCCatgttctatttcctctgcatgctggctgtcactgACCTGGTCATTTCCATATCCACCgtacccaaaatgctgagcatcttctggttcaattccagggagatcggtttcagtgcctgcctcacccagatgtattttcttcactCCTCCTCAGGGATGGAGTCTGGAATCCTCGTGGctatggcttttgatcgctacgtggccatctgtgaTCCTCTGAGACATTCCACGACCCTGACAAACTCTCTTGTGGCCAAGATaggcctggccgtggtgctgcgcaGTGGTATACTCGCATTACCCTATCCCTTCCTGGtgaggcagtggccatattgtagaaccaacatcatcccacACTTTTATTGTCAGCATATAGCTGTAGTGAAGCTGGCCTGCACTGACATCCgcatcagtagttactatggcctgTTTGATCTTCTCTTTGTGATCGGAATGGATGGGTTTTTTATTGCTGTGTCCTATATTCAGATCCTCCAGGCCATCTtctgcctccccacaaaggatgcccggcttaaaacttttgggacctgcatctctcatctttgtgccatctcagCTTTGTACGTCCCAAATGTATTCTCCTCTCTCATGTTCCGGTTTGGTCACAATGTGCCACTGCATTTCCTCGTTCTCATTAGTGGTGTGTACCACATGGTGCCCCCTGTGCTGCACCCCATCAtttatggggtgaggaccaaacagatccgcggcaggctgctccagctgtTTGCTCATAAAGAGACCTAA